One Thioclava electrotropha DNA segment encodes these proteins:
- the acpS gene encoding holo-ACP synthase — protein MILGIGTDLANIERIERTLDRFGDRFRNRVFTETEQRKAERRKDVAGTYAKRWAAKEACSKALGTGLRMGIAWKDMAVTNLPTGQPVMQVTGWAADRLKEMTPEGYESVIHVTLTDDHPWAQAFVVIEARKLS, from the coding sequence ATGATCCTCGGCATCGGCACCGATCTCGCGAATATCGAGCGGATCGAGCGCACGCTCGACCGCTTCGGCGACCGCTTCCGCAATCGCGTCTTCACCGAGACCGAGCAGCGCAAGGCCGAGCGACGCAAGGATGTGGCGGGCACCTATGCCAAGCGCTGGGCGGCGAAGGAGGCCTGTTCCAAAGCGCTTGGAACCGGGTTGCGCATGGGCATCGCATGGAAGGATATGGCGGTCACGAATCTGCCAACGGGACAGCCGGTGATGCAGGTCACGGGCTGGGCGGCGGACCGGCTTAAGGAAATGACACCAGAGGGTTACGAGTCCGTCATCCATGTGACGCTGACCGATGACCACCCCTGGGCGCAGGCCTTCGTCGTGATCGAGGCCCGCAAGCTTTCTTGA
- the rnc gene encoding ribonuclease III translates to MKLSAEIKAFEQRLGHKFKRPELLARALTHSSISTPTRPDNQRLEFLGDRVLGLVMAEALFLGDRAASEGQMAPRFNALVRKEACADIARKIDLGAVLKLGRSEMMTGGRRKLALLGDAMEAVIAAVYLDGGFDAAKVLILRLWEDRLDSVEEDARDPKTALQEWAQARGLPPPRYEIIHREGPDHAPNFTVQVTLENGARETAKAGSKRQGEMTAAKTLLKRLEDGAEG, encoded by the coding sequence TTGAAGCTAAGCGCGGAGATCAAGGCATTCGAGCAGCGCCTCGGGCACAAGTTCAAACGGCCCGAGCTGCTCGCGCGCGCGCTGACACATAGTTCGATCTCCACGCCGACCCGGCCCGACAACCAGCGGCTGGAATTTCTGGGAGACCGCGTTCTGGGCCTCGTGATGGCCGAGGCTTTGTTCCTGGGCGACCGTGCGGCTTCCGAGGGCCAGATGGCGCCGCGCTTCAACGCGCTCGTGCGCAAGGAAGCCTGCGCCGATATCGCCCGCAAGATCGACCTTGGCGCTGTGCTCAAACTCGGCCGGTCCGAAATGATGACCGGCGGGCGGCGCAAGCTGGCGTTGCTGGGCGACGCGATGGAGGCGGTGATCGCCGCGGTCTATCTCGATGGCGGGTTCGACGCGGCGAAGGTGCTGATCCTGCGGCTTTGGGAAGACCGGCTCGACAGCGTCGAGGAAGACGCGCGCGACCCGAAAACCGCGCTGCAGGAATGGGCGCAGGCCCGCGGCCTGCCGCCGCCGCGCTACGAGATCATCCATCGCGAAGGTCCCGACCACGCCCCCAATTTTACCGTGCAGGTGACGTTGGAGAACGGTGCGCGCGAAACGGCGAAGGCCGGCTCGAAACGTCAGGGCGAGATGACGGCGGCGAAGACGCTGCTGAAACGTCTGGAAGACGGCGCCGAGGGCTAA
- a CDS encoding Pr6Pr family membrane protein — translation MKRASILFAALIALVELAAFGASFLNNMAEHPHAAVPLGILWLMFRYFTIWTNTLVGLAFGWMAWRKRALAKPFLAALVLWILIVGVVYHLLLAGDAPLHGLDYVSNLLYHTAAPILVPVWWLAFAPKGGLTSHHAVIWLTWPLVYLVYAVIRGLETGFYPYFFLNLDRLGWGGLGLWCVKFLVAFWIGGLVIVTLGRGLNRLGISR, via the coding sequence ATGAAACGCGCCTCGATCCTTTTTGCCGCCCTGATCGCCCTCGTCGAGTTGGCGGCGTTTGGCGCGAGCTTCCTCAACAACATGGCCGAACACCCCCACGCCGCCGTGCCGCTGGGCATCCTGTGGCTGATGTTTCGCTATTTCACGATCTGGACGAATACGCTCGTGGGCCTCGCCTTCGGCTGGATGGCGTGGCGCAAGCGGGCACTGGCCAAGCCGTTCCTCGCGGCGCTGGTGCTGTGGATCCTGATCGTCGGCGTGGTCTACCACCTGCTGCTGGCGGGCGACGCGCCGCTGCACGGGCTCGATTACGTCTCGAACCTGCTCTACCACACCGCAGCGCCGATCCTTGTGCCGGTCTGGTGGCTGGCCTTCGCGCCGAAAGGCGGGCTGACGAGCCATCACGCCGTGATCTGGCTGACCTGGCCGCTCGTCTATCTGGTCTATGCGGTGATCCGCGGGCTGGAGACCGGGTTCTACCCGTATTTCTTCCTCAACCTAGACAGGCTCGGATGGGGCGGGCTGGGCCTGTGGTGCGTGAAGTTCCTCGTGGCCTTCTGGATCGGCGGGCTGGTGATCGTGACCTTGGGTCGCGGGCTCAACCGGCTCGGGATCAGCCGCTGA
- a CDS encoding DUF1491 family protein: MSEGRLTTDFWVRAYLKRLELANIPAYVTAHGQASSGAVLVKCARLDGTAQSYERRADLMTGESAWMLLHDGPEAEVDASIRKQRSFDPDLWVIEIESREGRTMLDEDGLSG, from the coding sequence ATGAGCGAGGGGCGTCTGACCACGGATTTCTGGGTCCGCGCCTATCTCAAGCGGCTGGAGCTGGCGAACATCCCGGCCTATGTCACCGCGCATGGGCAGGCGTCTTCGGGGGCCGTGCTGGTGAAATGCGCGCGGCTCGACGGGACCGCGCAAAGCTACGAGCGGCGCGCCGACCTGATGACCGGAGAGAGCGCGTGGATGCTGTTGCATGACGGTCCCGAGGCCGAGGTCGATGCCAGCATCCGCAAGCAACGCAGTTTCGACCCGGACCTCTGGGTGATCGAAATCGAGAGCCGCGAAGGGCGCACGATGCTGGACGAGGACGGCCTCAGCGGCTGA
- a CDS encoding thiolase family protein encodes MENVVIVGASRTPMGGMQGVFAGVPASELGGTAIKAAMEGAGVAPARIEEVLMGCVLPAGQGQAPARQAGFAAGLGEEVPATTLNKMCGSGMKAAMVAYDQIALGQTGVMVAGGMESMTNAPYMLPKMRAGARLGHAQALDHMFLDGLEDAYDKGRLMGTFAEDCAQAFQFTREAQDDYAMASLNRAVAAEKSGAFADEIAPVTVKTRKGETVVAIDEQPGNARPDKIPHLKPAFRKDGTVTAANSSSISDGAAALVLASEAAAKAEGLPIRARILGHASHAQAPADFPTAPVPAAEKLLKKLGWTVDDVDLWEVNEAFAVVPMAFMHKLGISHHKVNVNGGACALGHPIGASGARIIVTLLNALEKADLKRGVAAICIGGGEGTAIAIERV; translated from the coding sequence ATGGAAAACGTGGTGATCGTCGGAGCCTCGCGCACGCCGATGGGCGGAATGCAGGGCGTGTTTGCAGGTGTGCCTGCGTCGGAACTGGGCGGGACCGCCATCAAGGCGGCTATGGAAGGTGCGGGCGTCGCGCCTGCGCGGATCGAGGAAGTTCTGATGGGCTGCGTGCTGCCCGCAGGTCAGGGGCAGGCGCCCGCGCGGCAGGCAGGCTTCGCGGCGGGCCTTGGCGAGGAGGTGCCCGCGACGACGCTGAACAAGATGTGCGGCTCGGGCATGAAAGCGGCGATGGTGGCCTATGACCAGATCGCGCTCGGCCAGACCGGGGTGATGGTCGCGGGCGGCATGGAGAGCATGACCAACGCGCCCTACATGCTGCCGAAGATGCGCGCAGGGGCGCGGCTCGGGCATGCTCAGGCGCTCGATCACATGTTCCTCGACGGGCTGGAGGATGCCTATGACAAGGGGCGGCTGATGGGCACCTTTGCCGAGGATTGTGCGCAGGCGTTCCAGTTCACGCGTGAGGCGCAGGACGATTACGCGATGGCGTCGCTGAACCGGGCCGTTGCAGCGGAGAAATCCGGGGCCTTCGCCGACGAGATCGCGCCGGTGACCGTGAAAACCCGCAAGGGCGAGACCGTGGTCGCGATCGACGAGCAGCCGGGCAATGCGCGCCCCGACAAGATCCCGCATCTCAAGCCCGCCTTCCGCAAGGACGGCACGGTGACGGCGGCGAATTCGTCCTCGATCTCGGACGGGGCGGCGGCGCTGGTGCTGGCGTCAGAAGCTGCGGCGAAGGCCGAGGGCCTGCCGATCCGCGCCCGCATTCTGGGTCATGCGAGCCATGCGCAGGCGCCCGCCGATTTCCCGACGGCGCCGGTCCCGGCGGCGGAGAAGCTCCTGAAAAAGCTTGGCTGGACGGTCGATGACGTCGATCTGTGGGAGGTCAACGAGGCCTTCGCGGTCGTGCCGATGGCCTTCATGCACAAGCTGGGCATCTCGCATCACAAGGTGAATGTGAATGGCGGCGCCTGTGCGCTTGGCCATCCGATCGGCGCGTCGGGTGCGCGGATCATCGTGACTCTGCTCAATGCGCTGGAAAAGGCTGATCTCAAGCGCGGCGTGGCCGCGATCTGCATCGGTGGGGGCGAGGGCACGGCCATCGCGATCGAACGGGTATGA
- a CDS encoding GAF domain-containing protein, whose amino-acid sequence MSVDYDDLAKRIAALTEGETDEVALMATLACEIHHADDRFDWTGFYRVTEPELMKIGPYQGGHGCLVIPFSRGVCGAAAREGATQLVPDVEAFPGHIACASSTRSELVIPVHAQRGIIAVLDIDSDQPDAFTEADAKALEAILKDVFGHL is encoded by the coding sequence ATGAGCGTGGATTACGACGATCTGGCGAAACGCATCGCCGCGCTGACCGAGGGCGAAACCGACGAGGTCGCGCTGATGGCGACGCTGGCCTGCGAAATCCATCATGCGGATGACCGCTTCGACTGGACCGGGTTCTACCGGGTCACCGAACCGGAACTGATGAAGATCGGCCCCTATCAGGGTGGGCATGGCTGCCTCGTGATCCCGTTTTCGCGCGGGGTCTGCGGGGCGGCGGCGCGCGAAGGCGCGACGCAGCTCGTGCCCGATGTCGAGGCCTTCCCGGGCCATATCGCCTGCGCCAGCTCCACCCGCTCGGAACTGGTGATCCCGGTCCATGCGCAGCGTGGTATCATCGCGGTGCTCGATATCGACAGCGACCAGCCCGATGCGTTTACTGAGGCCGACGCAAAGGCGCTGGAAGCGATCCTGAAAGATGTGTTCGGCCATTTGTGA
- a CDS encoding GNAT family N-acetyltransferase, whose translation MIRDARPQDAEAITEIYNDAVRNTTAIWNEIEVGPENRRAYITDRQAAGYPVLVWEEDGRAVGYASFGPFRPHDGYHLSVEHSVYVHRDHRAGGKGAKLMEALIARAKEGGFHVMVGAIDAANEGSIRLHERLGFTQVGLMPQVGKKFGRWLDLALLTLLLDDRERP comes from the coding sequence ATGATCCGCGACGCAAGACCGCAAGACGCAGAGGCGATCACCGAGATTTACAATGACGCGGTGCGCAACACGACCGCGATCTGGAACGAGATCGAGGTCGGCCCCGAGAACCGCCGCGCCTATATCACGGATCGGCAGGCGGCGGGCTATCCGGTGCTGGTCTGGGAGGAAGACGGGCGCGCCGTGGGCTATGCGAGCTTCGGCCCGTTCCGCCCCCATGACGGCTATCACCTGAGCGTCGAGCATTCCGTCTATGTCCACCGCGACCACCGCGCGGGCGGCAAGGGCGCGAAGCTGATGGAAGCGCTGATCGCGCGCGCCAAGGAAGGCGGTTTCCACGTCATGGTCGGCGCGATCGACGCCGCGAATGAGGGCTCGATCCGGCTGCATGAGCGGCTTGGCTTCACGCAGGTGGGCTTGATGCCGCAGGTGGGCAAGAAGTTCGGGCGCTGGCTGGATCTCGCTCTGCTGACGCTGTTGCTGGACGATCGCGAGCGGCCTTGA
- a CDS encoding RluA family pseudouridine synthase, with the protein MSYVYDPPQEAPRILHADHEILVVDKQAGLLSVPGKGPDKADCLIARLRGIYPEVLLVHRLDTDTSGVMVFALTPHAQRHLGLQFEKRQTKKAYQARLWGELAEKEGRVDLPLCVDWPNRPRQHVDHENGRPAQTDWRVMRHEDGTTRVRLMPITGRSHQLRVHMAELGHPILGDPLYAEGPAQAFERLMLHAETLRFRHPDGGMHMTFTAPVPF; encoded by the coding sequence ATGAGTTACGTCTATGACCCTCCGCAGGAGGCCCCGCGCATCCTTCATGCCGATCACGAAATCCTCGTGGTCGACAAGCAGGCGGGGCTGCTGTCCGTGCCCGGCAAGGGGCCGGACAAGGCCGATTGCCTGATTGCGCGGCTGCGGGGGATTTACCCCGAGGTGTTGCTGGTCCACCGGCTCGATACCGATACCTCGGGCGTTATGGTCTTCGCGCTGACGCCCCATGCGCAGCGCCATCTCGGTCTGCAATTCGAGAAGCGCCAGACCAAGAAAGCCTATCAGGCGCGGCTCTGGGGGGAACTGGCCGAGAAGGAAGGCCGGGTCGATCTGCCGCTGTGTGTCGACTGGCCGAACCGTCCGCGCCAGCATGTCGATCACGAGAACGGCCGCCCCGCTCAGACCGACTGGCGGGTGATGCGCCATGAGGACGGCACGACGCGGGTGCGGCTGATGCCGATCACCGGGCGAAGCCACCAGCTGCGGGTGCATATGGCCGAACTTGGCCACCCGATCCTCGGCGATCCGCTGTATGCCGAAGGCCCGGCGCAGGCGTTCGAGCGCCTGATGCTCCATGCCGAAACCCTGCGCTTTCGGCATCCAGATGGCGGCATGCATATGACCTTCACCGCGCCGGTCCCGTTCTGA
- the era gene encoding GTPase Era: protein MTTRAGFVALIGEPNAGKSTLLNAMVGAKVSIVTHKVQTTRARIRGVAMEGQSQIVFVDTPGIFRPRRRLDRAMVNAAWGGAADADMIVLLVEAHRGLTPGVESILEALRGREGTQPVALAINKIDKVKSEELLGLTAKLNEAYQFTKTFMISAERGYGVQDLKEWLAGEMPEGPWLYPEDQIADLPMRMIAAEITREKLTLRLHEELPYQLTVETESWEERKDGSARIDQVIYVARDGHKGIILGKGGETIKAISKAAREELIEFLDRPVHLFLQVKVRPNWLEEAERYSEMGLDFKDSK, encoded by the coding sequence ATGACCACACGCGCCGGTTTCGTCGCCCTGATCGGAGAGCCCAATGCGGGCAAATCCACGCTGCTCAACGCGATGGTTGGCGCGAAGGTCTCGATCGTCACCCATAAGGTGCAGACCACCCGCGCCCGTATTCGCGGCGTCGCAATGGAAGGCCAGAGCCAGATCGTCTTCGTCGACACGCCCGGCATCTTCCGCCCGCGCCGTCGTCTGGACCGCGCGATGGTCAACGCGGCTTGGGGCGGGGCGGCCGATGCCGACATGATCGTTCTGCTGGTCGAGGCGCATCGCGGACTGACGCCGGGTGTCGAGAGCATCCTTGAAGCCCTGCGCGGTCGCGAAGGCACGCAGCCGGTGGCGCTTGCGATCAACAAGATCGACAAGGTGAAATCCGAGGAGCTTCTGGGCCTGACTGCGAAGCTCAACGAGGCGTACCAGTTCACCAAGACCTTCATGATCTCGGCCGAGCGTGGCTACGGCGTGCAGGATCTCAAGGAATGGCTTGCGGGCGAGATGCCCGAGGGGCCGTGGCTTTATCCCGAAGATCAGATTGCCGATCTGCCGATGCGCATGATCGCCGCCGAGATCACCCGCGAGAAGCTGACGCTGCGCCTGCATGAAGAACTGCCCTATCAGCTCACCGTCGAGACCGAGAGCTGGGAAGAGCGCAAGGACGGCTCCGCGCGGATCGATCAGGTGATCTATGTCGCCCGCGACGGCCATAAGGGGATCATCCTCGGCAAGGGCGGCGAGACGATCAAGGCGATCTCGAAAGCCGCGCGCGAAGAGCTGATCGAGTTTCTCGACCGGCCCGTGCATCTGTTCCTGCAGGTGAAGGTGCGCCCGAACTGGCTGGAAGAGGCCGAGCGCTATTCCGAGATGGGTCTCGATTTCAAGGACTCGAAGTGA
- the lepB gene encoding signal peptidase I, whose protein sequence is MAKNKAEGGILDTIKTIVWALVIAGVFRTLFFQPFWIPSGSMKDTLLIGDFLFVNKMAYGYSRYSCPFSACPFDGRLLASDPERGDVVVFRHPTKNVDFIKRLIGLPGDKIQMINGVLQINGKAVEMKPEPDFEEVMQPQGPQGLLPRCSNSPVGMGDTCIKKRYAETLPNGVTHDILQINNDGPVDNTPVYTVPEGMYFFMGDNRDNSEDSRFPQSVGGLGFVPKENLIGRADRVMFSSAGRSLFYFWTWRPDRFFKAIN, encoded by the coding sequence ATGGCGAAGAACAAGGCCGAGGGCGGTATCCTCGACACGATCAAGACGATTGTCTGGGCACTGGTGATCGCGGGGGTGTTCCGCACGCTGTTCTTCCAGCCCTTCTGGATTCCCTCCGGCTCGATGAAGGACACGCTGCTGATCGGCGACTTCCTCTTCGTGAACAAGATGGCCTATGGCTATTCGCGTTACTCCTGCCCGTTCTCGGCCTGCCCCTTCGACGGGCGCCTGCTGGCCAGCGACCCCGAACGCGGCGACGTCGTGGTGTTCCGTCACCCGACCAAGAACGTCGATTTCATCAAGCGTCTGATCGGCCTGCCGGGCGACAAGATCCAGATGATCAACGGCGTGCTGCAGATCAACGGCAAGGCGGTCGAGATGAAGCCCGAGCCCGATTTCGAGGAAGTCATGCAGCCGCAGGGTCCGCAGGGGCTGCTGCCGCGCTGCTCGAACTCGCCGGTCGGCATGGGCGATACCTGCATCAAGAAACGCTATGCCGAGACGCTGCCCAATGGCGTCACGCATGACATTCTGCAGATCAACAATGACGGCCCCGTGGACAACACGCCCGTCTACACCGTGCCCGAGGGCATGTATTTCTTCATGGGCGACAACCGCGACAACTCCGAAGACAGCCGCTTCCCGCAATCGGTGGGCGGTCTCGGCTTCGTCCCGAAAGAGAACCTGATCGGCCGGGCCGACCGGGTGATGTTCTCCTCGGCGGGTCGTTCGCTGTTCTACTTCTGGACCTGGCGTCCGGATCGGTTCTTCAAGGCGATCAATTGA
- the recO gene encoding DNA repair protein RecO, producing MDWQDLGTILSARPHGESSMIVELFTSAHGRHAGVVRGGASRKMTGILQPGNRVTATWRARLEDHLGSFTIEPLQSRAVILSDRQALAGLNAATALLRFTLPEREAHDALFMASEALFDAMAEGGDWVPTYLRWELGLLEEMGYGLDLSRCAVTGSRDDLAYVSPRSGRAVSRQGAGEWAPRLLPLPLCLLGQGPASLGEIVQGLRLTGFFLGERMAPDLGDRPLPEARQRFVDLLRRSAR from the coding sequence ATGGACTGGCAAGACCTCGGCACGATCCTCTCGGCACGACCGCATGGCGAAAGCTCGATGATCGTCGAGCTGTTCACCTCGGCGCATGGGCGACATGCGGGCGTCGTGCGCGGTGGGGCGTCGCGCAAGATGACGGGGATCTTGCAGCCGGGAAACCGGGTCACGGCGACGTGGCGCGCGCGGCTGGAAGATCACCTCGGCAGCTTCACGATCGAGCCGCTGCAAAGCCGCGCGGTGATCCTGTCGGACCGGCAGGCGCTGGCCGGGCTGAACGCGGCGACGGCGCTTCTGCGGTTCACCTTGCCCGAACGTGAGGCGCATGACGCGTTGTTCATGGCCTCCGAGGCGCTGTTCGATGCGATGGCCGAGGGCGGCGACTGGGTGCCGACCTATCTGCGCTGGGAGTTGGGGCTGCTGGAGGAGATGGGCTACGGGCTCGACCTGTCGCGCTGCGCGGTGACCGGGTCGCGCGACGATCTGGCCTATGTCAGCCCGCGCTCGGGCCGTGCGGTGAGCCGGCAAGGGGCCGGGGAATGGGCGCCGAGACTGTTGCCGCTGCCGCTCTGCCTGCTGGGGCAGGGGCCTGCGAGCCTTGGCGAGATCGTGCAGGGGCTGCGGCTGACCGGGTTCTTCCTTGGCGAGCGGATGGCGCCGGATCTGGGCGATCGGCCCTTGCCCGAGGCGCGGCAGCGTTTCGTGGATTTGCTGCGGCGCAGTGCGCGGTAG
- a CDS encoding NAD-dependent epimerase/dehydratase family protein yields MARTILVTGITGFIAKRIAYDLLAQGEIVRGTLRKASRGEEVKAALSDLGPEALERLSFVEADLMADKGWDAAMVGVDAVIHTASPFPLSKPKNEAEVIQPAVEGTKRVLTAAQAAGVTRVIQTSSMEAVMHGVTSDPMTERDWSNPRAPTCSPYTRSKIFAEEAAWEFIEDHHEMRLTVINPGLVCGTPMDRHTGSSVAVIERLMAGKDPMAPEFDIPVVDVADVSACHVAALDRTESIGRRYICAESFMSFLEMARVLKAEFPERKIPTRKAPNWIVSILALFDEQIALIKPMLGMKMHLSHEAATRDLGVEFVSAAEAVRRTGHFIVQK; encoded by the coding sequence ATGGCTCGCACAATTCTGGTCACAGGCATCACCGGCTTCATCGCCAAACGCATTGCCTATGACCTTCTGGCGCAGGGCGAGATCGTGCGCGGCACGCTGCGCAAGGCCAGCCGCGGCGAGGAGGTGAAAGCCGCCTTGAGCGACCTCGGCCCCGAAGCGCTGGAACGGCTGAGCTTCGTCGAGGCCGATCTGATGGCGGATAAGGGCTGGGACGCGGCAATGGTGGGGGTCGATGCCGTGATCCACACCGCCTCCCCCTTCCCGCTCAGCAAGCCCAAGAACGAGGCCGAGGTGATCCAGCCTGCGGTCGAGGGCACCAAGCGGGTCCTGACAGCGGCACAAGCGGCGGGCGTGACCCGCGTGATCCAGACGTCGTCGATGGAGGCGGTGATGCATGGCGTGACCTCTGACCCAATGACCGAGCGCGACTGGTCGAACCCGCGCGCGCCGACCTGTAGCCCCTATACGCGCTCGAAGATTTTCGCCGAGGAAGCGGCGTGGGAATTCATCGAGGATCATCACGAGATGCGTCTGACCGTGATCAATCCCGGCCTCGTCTGCGGCACGCCGATGGATCGCCATACCGGCTCGTCCGTCGCGGTGATCGAGCGGCTGATGGCGGGCAAGGACCCGATGGCGCCGGAGTTCGATATTCCGGTGGTCGATGTGGCCGATGTCTCCGCCTGCCATGTCGCGGCGCTCGACCGGACCGAGAGCATCGGTCGCCGCTACATCTGTGCGGAAAGCTTCATGTCCTTCCTCGAGATGGCGCGCGTGCTGAAGGCCGAGTTCCCCGAGCGCAAGATCCCGACGCGGAAGGCGCCGAACTGGATCGTCTCGATCCTCGCGCTGTTCGACGAGCAGATCGCGCTGATCAAGCCGATGCTGGGGATGAAGATGCACCTCAGCCACGAGGCCGCGACCCGCGATCTTGGGGTAGAGTTCGTGTCCGCCGCCGAGGCCGTGCGCCGCACCGGACATTTCATCGTGCAGAAATAG
- a CDS encoding GFA family protein, which translates to MKHTGACLCGAVSYEIEGDMRPVLACHCSQCRKTSGHIWASSQIDDHQLVLINRDGLRWYRSSETAERGFCAVCGSSVFWRLDGEGRISIAAGTLDLPTGLSMAEHIFVADKGDYYEIEPGPPQSP; encoded by the coding sequence ATGAAACATACCGGCGCGTGCCTGTGCGGGGCGGTCAGCTACGAGATCGAGGGCGACATGCGGCCCGTGCTGGCGTGCCATTGCAGCCAATGCCGCAAGACGTCCGGCCATATCTGGGCCTCGTCGCAGATCGATGACCATCAGCTTGTGCTGATCAACCGCGACGGGCTGCGCTGGTATCGTTCGTCAGAGACGGCGGAGCGGGGCTTTTGCGCGGTCTGCGGCAGCTCTGTGTTCTGGCGGCTGGACGGTGAGGGGCGGATCTCGATCGCGGCGGGTACGCTCGATCTGCCGACGGGGCTTTCGATGGCGGAGCATATCTTCGTGGCCGATAAGGGCGATTACTACGAGATCGAGCCGGGGCCGCCGCAATCGCCCTGA
- a CDS encoding pyridoxine 5'-phosphate synthase, producing the protein MPKPLRLGVNIDHVATVRNARGSAYPDPLRAARLAEQAGADGITAHLREDRRHIRDADIDALRSGIDIPLNFEMAATPEMQEIALRHLPHACCIVPEKREEVTTEGGLDVAGDLSRLTDYVGPLVEAGIRVSMFIGHDPAQIEASAKIGAQVIELHTGHFCDMHYAGDFAARDAELEALKAGAAYADSLGLEVHAGHGLTYETVEPIAEMKQIRELNIGHFLISEAIFVGLGPAIVHMRKLMDAARG; encoded by the coding sequence ATGCCCAAACCTTTGCGCCTTGGTGTGAATATCGATCACGTGGCCACCGTGCGGAATGCCCGCGGCTCGGCCTATCCCGACCCGCTGCGCGCCGCGCGTCTGGCCGAACAGGCCGGGGCCGACGGAATCACCGCGCATCTGCGCGAAGACCGTCGTCATATCCGTGACGCCGATATCGATGCGCTGCGCAGCGGCATCGACATCCCGCTGAATTTCGAGATGGCCGCGACGCCGGAGATGCAGGAGATCGCGCTGCGTCATCTGCCCCATGCCTGCTGCATCGTGCCGGAAAAGCGCGAAGAGGTGACGACCGAAGGCGGTCTCGACGTCGCGGGCGATCTGTCGCGGCTGACCGATTACGTGGGGCCGCTCGTCGAGGCGGGCATCCGCGTGTCGATGTTCATCGGCCACGACCCGGCGCAGATCGAAGCCTCCGCCAAGATCGGCGCGCAGGTGATCGAGCTGCATACGGGCCATTTCTGCGACATGCATTACGCGGGCGATTTCGCCGCCCGCGATGCCGAGCTGGAGGCGCTGAAAGCAGGGGCGGCCTATGCCGACAGCCTCGGGCTGGAGGTGCATGCGGGCCACGGTCTTACCTATGAGACGGTCGAGCCGATCGCCGAGATGAAGCAGATCCGCGAGTTGAACATCGGCCATTTCCTGATCTCAGAGGCGATCTTCGTGGGGCTCGGTCCCGCGATCGTGCATATGCGCAAGCTGATGGATGCGGCGCGGGGCTGA